A region of Corynebacterium glucuronolyticum DSM 44120 DNA encodes the following proteins:
- the fmt gene encoding methionyl-tRNA formyltransferase: MRILFAGTPEPAVATLERLIASDHEVIGVVTRPDARRGRGRTLHPSPVAECADKHGLPVYKPETLRGNKSFVTLLKELAPDCVPVIAYGNLIPEELLDIPEHGFVNVHYSLLPRWRGAAPVQAAVAAGDDQTGATIFRIDAGLDTGPVLSTVTTAITADDTADDLLTRLAYEGADLLVQTLTDLEQGAVVPVPQEGEATYAHKLDKDTARIDWEESADVIDRRIRAFTPAPGAWTQWDGAKVKLGPVSPLPCTQAPTSSLPPSSQVSLSPGEVRIEKNNVFVGTGSVAVALSTVQAPGKKMMDAPSWGRGVQQQDGIVWK, encoded by the coding sequence ATGAGGATCCTTTTTGCTGGCACTCCGGAACCGGCTGTCGCAACGCTGGAAAGGCTGATAGCTTCAGACCACGAGGTGATCGGAGTGGTCACGCGACCCGACGCACGGCGCGGGCGCGGACGGACTCTGCATCCTTCTCCCGTGGCGGAATGTGCAGACAAACACGGCCTGCCGGTGTACAAACCTGAAACCCTGCGGGGTAATAAGAGTTTTGTTACTTTGCTCAAGGAGCTCGCCCCTGACTGTGTCCCGGTCATCGCCTACGGCAATCTCATTCCCGAAGAGCTGTTGGACATCCCGGAACACGGATTCGTCAACGTTCACTACTCCCTGTTACCCCGTTGGCGTGGAGCAGCACCCGTGCAGGCAGCAGTCGCCGCAGGAGACGACCAGACGGGAGCTACAATCTTCCGCATCGATGCCGGCCTGGACACTGGCCCCGTCCTGTCCACAGTCACAACCGCCATCACAGCCGATGACACGGCCGATGACCTGCTGACTCGACTTGCCTACGAAGGTGCGGATCTCTTGGTTCAAACACTGACGGACCTGGAGCAGGGCGCGGTTGTTCCCGTTCCCCAGGAAGGCGAAGCAACGTACGCCCACAAGCTCGATAAAGATACCGCCCGCATAGACTGGGAAGAGTCAGCGGATGTAATCGACCGCAGGATCAGGGCGTTCACACCTGCACCCGGTGCATGGACGCAGTGGGACGGCGCGAAAGTAAAACTCGGCCCGGTTTCACCGCTGCCGTGTACGCAAGCCCCAACATCATCCTTGCCGCCTTCATCGCAGGTCAGCCTCTCACCAGGGGAGGTTCGAATTGAGAAGAACAATGTGTTTGTCGGTACAGGTTCCGTTGCAGTGGCACTGTCTACTGTGCAGGCTCCGGGGAAGAAGATGATGGATGCTCCATCGTGGGGCCGGGGAGTTCAACAACAAGACGGAATCGTGTGGAAGTAG
- the def gene encoding peptide deformylase has translation MIRKLRLMGDPVLVSEAEPVDEVTASTKTLVSDMLETMDSAGGVGLAANQVGVLQRVFVYDCPVDDSDPNPDREYKRGAIINPVWEPVGEEMQLGQEGCLSIPDVYADTERYMNVHVTGLDENGDNVDFEATGLLARCIQHETDHLDGVLFIKRLTKERRKEAMKEIRNSEWFLSNN, from the coding sequence ATGATCAGGAAACTGCGCTTAATGGGAGACCCTGTTCTCGTATCTGAAGCTGAGCCCGTCGATGAGGTAACCGCCTCCACCAAGACACTGGTGTCCGACATGCTTGAGACGATGGACAGCGCTGGTGGCGTAGGTCTTGCCGCAAATCAGGTTGGTGTCCTCCAGCGAGTGTTTGTGTACGACTGCCCGGTAGACGACTCAGATCCCAACCCTGATCGGGAGTACAAGCGTGGTGCCATCATCAACCCGGTTTGGGAACCAGTCGGTGAAGAAATGCAACTCGGGCAAGAGGGGTGCCTTTCCATTCCTGACGTATACGCGGATACCGAGCGTTATATGAACGTGCATGTTACAGGGTTGGATGAAAATGGTGACAACGTTGACTTCGAAGCCACGGGGCTTCTGGCTCGATGCATTCAGCACGAGACCGATCACCTTGACGGTGTTCTTTTTATCAAGCGCCTGACTAAAGAGCGCCGTAAGGAAGCCATGAAAGAGATCCGTAACTCCGAGTGGTTCTTGAGCAATAATTAA
- a CDS encoding primosomal protein N': MPVARVPAPHQPVARVLPLLGLPHLDRLFDYYVPAAFDEQVLIGCRVRIRFSGRLVDALVYARASSSEHSGKLSYIDRVISPAPVLTPAIARTVEMLADRYAGIRSDILRAAIPTRHAGAEKADFSTPWEDLGTPSEPDLSGWTSYRFGPSLVDAIIARVGEQPRPHVIDTWLEIAKRPETSPPRLSVVQGEAKDDGSATNSDTQTTSRPVLRLVQEEPVATDPADEESGKSAKKKKGKRRAPDSWKQKQHPPRVIPQPADSGETHAQTGAEDTHARIGAKDGESIFGDRVTPSTGTPVDEDDVLTEHPEANAHGVQSWADKRPSVSASVPDYSDEEHGDAPSTNAPSRDTSKDAGAHSEGGVGACANAGSNASTADRPAAVPRAAWQVLPGEKWEEPVAALATKVAIDGGGVLIVVPDARDVARIDAQLRTNISPRQFVTLEASLGHQARYRRFLSILSGQARIVVGTRSAAYAPVHNLGLIVCMFDGDDSLADPRAPYCHAREILTTRSTVEKVPLIIGGYSRTAETQLFVSSGWMHSLEAPRGVIEQRRPRIEAVGDQASAFDRNPVAVNARIPSLAFAAAREALGRELPVLVSVPRAGYIPTLACQDCRAPARCRYCNGPLRLKQGDNQAPPFCGWCGKPAANHRCLECGSPRLRAVVRGSDRTAEELGRAFRNVPVISSSSDHIIDDVDSGPRIVVATPGAEPRAEEGFGAALILDTWSVLSRADLRAHEEAIAQWAEVAARVRLDGRVVIMAEPSLAVVRSFLQWNMTGAAERELASRAEVAFPPTVHMAAIDGPMETISQFVEEAELPEQSEILGPVDLPVGIRMPAEYDTGEWGIPQRILIRSPLGPRSELGSALRRARALNSALANRTRMRVHVDPLHIG, translated from the coding sequence ATGCCAGTCGCCCGCGTCCCCGCTCCTCACCAGCCGGTGGCGCGGGTTTTGCCGTTGCTGGGGCTGCCACACCTCGACCGTCTTTTTGACTACTATGTGCCCGCCGCTTTTGACGAGCAGGTTCTCATCGGCTGTCGGGTGCGCATCCGGTTCTCTGGCAGGCTTGTCGACGCCCTGGTGTACGCCCGTGCATCATCCAGCGAGCACTCGGGGAAGCTCAGCTATATCGACCGGGTCATCTCCCCGGCACCGGTCCTCACCCCGGCGATCGCTCGTACAGTCGAAATGCTGGCAGACCGCTATGCAGGCATTCGGTCGGATATTCTCCGCGCTGCTATCCCTACTCGGCATGCCGGCGCAGAAAAGGCCGATTTCTCCACCCCCTGGGAGGATTTGGGGACCCCGAGTGAGCCAGATCTGTCGGGGTGGACGAGCTACCGGTTCGGGCCGTCCCTCGTCGACGCGATTATTGCTCGGGTGGGGGAACAGCCACGTCCGCACGTCATAGACACGTGGTTAGAGATTGCGAAACGCCCGGAAACGTCCCCCCCGAGACTCTCCGTGGTGCAAGGAGAAGCCAAAGATGATGGGAGCGCAACCAACAGCGACACTCAAACCACGTCCCGTCCTGTGCTGCGGTTGGTGCAGGAAGAGCCGGTGGCCACCGACCCCGCCGACGAAGAGTCCGGTAAGTCCGCGAAAAAGAAAAAAGGTAAGCGGCGCGCTCCAGATTCGTGGAAGCAAAAACAACACCCGCCGAGGGTCATTCCTCAACCAGCTGATTCCGGAGAAACACATGCGCAGACAGGAGCTGAGGATACTCATGCCCGCATAGGGGCTAAGGATGGAGAGAGCATTTTTGGGGACCGCGTTACGCCATCGACAGGCACCCCGGTGGATGAAGACGATGTTCTCACCGAACATCCGGAAGCCAATGCCCACGGAGTTCAGTCCTGGGCTGATAAGCGCCCCTCGGTTTCTGCCTCTGTGCCGGACTATTCCGATGAAGAACACGGTGACGCGCCAAGTACCAATGCTCCCAGCAGGGATACGAGCAAGGACGCAGGTGCTCATTCCGAAGGTGGTGTTGGCGCCTGTGCCAATGCCGGTAGCAATGCCAGCACGGCTGATCGTCCAGCAGCCGTTCCACGCGCTGCATGGCAAGTTCTCCCCGGCGAGAAATGGGAAGAGCCCGTGGCAGCGCTGGCGACGAAAGTAGCGATCGATGGTGGTGGTGTTCTCATCGTCGTTCCGGATGCACGCGATGTCGCGCGAATCGACGCGCAGCTGCGTACGAACATCTCGCCGCGGCAATTTGTCACACTGGAGGCTTCACTCGGGCATCAGGCACGTTACAGGCGCTTCCTTTCCATTCTGTCAGGTCAGGCACGTATTGTTGTAGGAACCCGGTCAGCGGCCTATGCGCCCGTTCATAACCTCGGCCTCATCGTGTGCATGTTCGATGGGGATGATTCGCTTGCCGATCCTCGAGCCCCGTACTGCCATGCGCGAGAGATATTGACTACTCGTTCGACGGTGGAAAAGGTACCACTCATCATCGGCGGGTACTCGCGGACAGCGGAAACGCAGCTTTTTGTTTCCTCTGGATGGATGCATTCCCTGGAAGCTCCGCGAGGAGTGATTGAGCAACGTCGCCCGCGCATTGAGGCAGTGGGTGACCAGGCATCGGCCTTCGATCGAAATCCAGTGGCCGTAAACGCACGCATTCCGTCGCTGGCTTTCGCCGCAGCCCGTGAAGCCCTGGGCCGTGAGCTACCCGTGTTGGTTTCTGTGCCACGAGCAGGCTACATTCCCACACTGGCCTGTCAGGATTGCCGTGCCCCTGCCCGTTGCCGGTATTGCAACGGCCCGCTGCGCCTCAAACAGGGTGATAACCAGGCCCCACCGTTTTGTGGGTGGTGTGGAAAACCTGCCGCTAACCACAGGTGCCTGGAATGCGGTTCGCCGAGGTTACGAGCTGTTGTGCGCGGAAGCGACCGGACTGCAGAGGAACTAGGTCGGGCGTTCCGAAACGTGCCAGTAATCAGCTCCTCGAGTGACCACATCATTGACGATGTCGACAGCGGTCCGCGCATCGTTGTCGCCACCCCGGGTGCCGAGCCCCGTGCAGAAGAAGGGTTCGGCGCAGCACTGATTTTGGATACCTGGTCGGTACTGTCGCGTGCTGATCTGCGTGCTCACGAGGAGGCGATCGCTCAGTGGGCCGAGGTAGCAGCACGAGTGCGGCTCGATGGGCGCGTGGTTATCATGGCTGAGCCTTCACTTGCAGTTGTACGTTCTTTTCTTCAATGGAATATGACGGGTGCGGCTGAACGGGAACTAGCCAGTCGTGCGGAGGTTGCTTTTCCCCCGACTGTGCATATGGCGGCCATTGACGGCCCGATGGAGACGATTTCTCAATTTGTCGAGGAGGCCGAACTACCGGAGCAGTCGGAGATCCTCGGTCCGGTTGATTTGCCGGTCGGTATCCGGATGCCGGCGGAATACGATACCGGCGAGTGGGGAATTCCTCAGCGGATCCTCATCCGCAGCCCGCTCGGTCCCCGCTCGGAGCTGGGGAGTGCCTTGCGTCGTGCACGAGCTTTGAATAGCGCGCTAGCGAACCGGACGAGAATGCGCGTTCACGTCGATCCGCTGCACATCGGTTAG
- the metK gene encoding methionine adenosyltransferase translates to MRLFTSESVTEGHPDKICDAISDTILDAMLREDPHSRVAVETVVTTGLVHVVGEVRTSGYVEIPQLVREKLKEIGFTSSEVGFDGTTCGVTVAIGEQSKEIGDGVDTSHEARSGAVEDDLDQSGAGDQGLMFGYASNETPELMPLPIALAHRLARRLTEVRKQGIVPHLRPDGKTQVTFAYEEDGATPKYLDTVVISTQHDPEITQDWLAEQMREHVIKSVIADMGLDNLITEELTVLINPSGSFTVGGPMGDAGLTGRKIIVDTYGGMARHGGGAFSGKDPSKVDRSGAYAMRWVAKNIVAADLADRCEVQVAYAIGRAHPVGLYVETFGTAKHGLTNDLIQGAVSKVFDLRPAAIIRDLDLLRPIYAQTAAYGHFGRTDIDLPWEHTNKVDDLRTALLT, encoded by the coding sequence GTGAGACTTTTTACTAGTGAGTCTGTCACTGAAGGACATCCAGATAAGATTTGTGATGCCATCTCTGACACTATTCTCGACGCGATGCTGCGCGAGGATCCACACTCGCGCGTCGCCGTTGAGACCGTTGTCACCACCGGGCTTGTCCACGTTGTGGGAGAGGTGCGGACATCGGGTTACGTGGAGATTCCACAGCTCGTACGCGAGAAGCTGAAGGAAATTGGCTTCACGTCCTCCGAGGTCGGCTTCGACGGCACCACCTGTGGTGTGACCGTGGCGATCGGTGAACAGTCAAAGGAAATCGGCGACGGTGTGGATACCTCTCACGAGGCTCGTTCCGGTGCCGTTGAGGACGACTTGGACCAGAGCGGCGCCGGCGATCAGGGGCTCATGTTTGGTTACGCTTCCAATGAGACACCGGAGCTGATGCCCCTTCCCATCGCACTTGCACACCGCCTCGCCCGCCGCCTGACGGAGGTGCGCAAGCAGGGTATCGTGCCCCATCTCCGCCCTGACGGAAAGACGCAGGTTACCTTCGCATATGAGGAGGACGGAGCGACACCGAAGTACCTCGACACGGTCGTTATCTCCACGCAGCATGACCCTGAGATCACACAGGACTGGCTTGCGGAGCAGATGCGGGAGCACGTTATTAAGTCTGTCATCGCAGACATGGGCTTGGACAATCTCATCACCGAGGAGCTCACCGTCCTGATCAACCCCTCCGGGTCCTTCACCGTCGGCGGCCCAATGGGCGACGCGGGACTCACAGGCCGCAAAATCATCGTTGACACCTACGGTGGCATGGCTCGCCACGGTGGTGGTGCGTTCTCCGGCAAGGATCCCTCGAAAGTGGACCGTTCTGGTGCCTACGCAATGCGCTGGGTAGCAAAGAATATCGTGGCTGCTGATCTTGCGGATCGCTGTGAGGTCCAGGTTGCATACGCAATCGGTCGCGCCCACCCGGTGGGGCTGTACGTAGAGACGTTCGGCACCGCTAAGCACGGGCTCACCAATGACCTCATTCAGGGTGCCGTGAGCAAGGTCTTCGATCTACGTCCGGCAGCAATCATCCGCGATCTGGATCTGCTCCGGCCGATTTACGCACAGACGGCTGCGTACGGTCACTTCGGCCGCACGGATATCGATCTGCCCTGGGAACACACCAATAAGGTCGATGATCTCCGCACAGCCCTGCTAACATAG
- the coaBC gene encoding bifunctional phosphopantothenoylcysteine decarboxylase/phosphopantothenate--cysteine ligase CoaBC: MFGALLKGEFVSTSAVHRDGQESLPTPANIIVGVTGGIAAYKACQVIRDFTKMGHNVTVVPTPNALNFVGKVTFEALSGNPVTTSVFEAVDEVRHVSLGQNADLVVIVPATADFLSRLAHGRADDLLTATCLVATCPIVVAPAMHTEMWRNKAVQENVSLLRDHGVTVLDPAIGRLTGPDSGAGRLPEPQQIEQLALARLGGVEFHRNLEGIRVLISAGGTREDLDPVRYIGNRSSGKQGFALAEVAAQRGAKVTVVAASTEALPDPLTATMVHVRSARELKAAMEENMSRSDVIIMAAAVADYRPASESETKMKKGSEAERNLSSLEMTENPDILRGLVEQRDHQILVGFAAETGDSTHTPLEHGLAKTKRKGCDLLMCNEVGRNKTFGSSSNSGWLIDKAGGYKEIETASKYVVAGQILDAVATLAPHHLHV, translated from the coding sequence ATGTTTGGTGCGTTATTGAAAGGTGAGTTCGTGTCAACGTCAGCCGTGCACAGGGACGGGCAGGAATCGCTGCCCACACCCGCAAACATTATTGTCGGGGTTACCGGTGGCATTGCCGCCTACAAGGCATGCCAGGTGATTCGGGACTTCACCAAGATGGGACACAATGTTACAGTAGTTCCCACTCCGAATGCTTTGAACTTCGTAGGTAAAGTCACCTTTGAGGCGCTTAGCGGGAATCCAGTAACGACCTCAGTCTTTGAAGCCGTAGACGAGGTCCGACACGTCTCGTTAGGGCAAAATGCTGATCTGGTTGTCATCGTCCCTGCCACGGCAGATTTTCTTTCTCGGCTTGCGCACGGGCGAGCCGATGATCTTCTCACGGCAACGTGTCTTGTCGCGACGTGCCCAATCGTCGTGGCTCCGGCTATGCACACAGAAATGTGGAGGAATAAAGCTGTTCAGGAGAACGTGTCGCTGCTCCGCGACCACGGAGTGACGGTTCTCGATCCTGCTATCGGGCGTCTGACAGGCCCGGATTCTGGTGCAGGAAGACTCCCGGAGCCGCAGCAGATCGAACAGCTCGCTCTGGCACGGCTTGGCGGTGTGGAATTTCATCGCAACCTGGAGGGGATTCGTGTGCTTATCAGTGCCGGAGGGACAAGGGAGGATCTAGACCCCGTCCGCTACATTGGCAACCGGTCCTCGGGTAAGCAGGGGTTCGCATTAGCCGAGGTTGCGGCGCAACGTGGGGCCAAGGTAACAGTTGTTGCTGCAAGCACAGAAGCCTTGCCCGACCCGCTGACCGCAACGATGGTGCACGTCCGATCGGCGCGGGAACTCAAGGCAGCAATGGAGGAGAATATGTCTCGTTCCGATGTCATCATTATGGCGGCTGCGGTTGCCGATTACAGGCCAGCATCGGAATCTGAAACGAAGATGAAAAAGGGGTCGGAAGCGGAAAGGAATTTGTCGTCGCTTGAGATGACCGAGAACCCGGATATCCTCCGTGGCCTGGTTGAGCAGCGGGATCATCAGATCCTCGTAGGTTTCGCCGCCGAAACTGGCGATTCCACTCACACACCCTTGGAGCACGGTCTAGCGAAGACGAAGCGAAAAGGATGCGACCTGCTTATGTGCAACGAGGTTGGTCGAAACAAGACGTTTGGCTCTTCGTCCAATTCGGGCTGGTTGATTGATAAAGCCGGAGGGTACAAGGAAATTGAAACGGCATCGAAGTACGTTGTCGCCGGGCAGATTCTCGATGCTGTGGCAACACTTGCGCCGCATCATTTGCATGTATAG
- the rpoZ gene encoding DNA-directed RNA polymerase subunit omega has protein sequence MVTDNSENKAVFDPPTGITDPPIDELLEKVSSKYALAIFAAKRARQINSYNQQTGDSVFEYVGPLVPPEPGEKPLSIALREINQGLLDHEEG, from the coding sequence GTGGTGACTGATAATTCAGAGAACAAGGCGGTTTTCGATCCGCCGACAGGTATTACCGATCCGCCGATTGACGAGCTCTTGGAGAAGGTTTCCTCCAAGTATGCTCTCGCGATTTTTGCGGCAAAGCGTGCCCGTCAGATCAACAGCTACAATCAGCAGACTGGCGATAGCGTTTTCGAGTACGTCGGCCCACTGGTTCCTCCGGAGCCGGGCGAGAAACCACTGTCAATTGCTCTGCGTGAGATTAACCAGGGGCTCCTGGATCACGAGGAAGGTTAA
- the gmk gene encoding guanylate kinase, translated as MTDQNRQGRLVVLAGPSAVGKSTVVSRLREEVPNLYFSVSMTTRSPRPGEVNGRDYFFVTPDEFQQHIDNGEMLEWADIHGGLQRSGTPRQPVAEAVSAGRPVLVEVDLAGARSIRKSTPEAVHVFLAPPSWEELVERLKGRGTETDDVVKRRLETARTELAAQDEFDIVVVNKDVDDAVAALTEILLGQK; from the coding sequence ATGACTGACCAAAATCGTCAGGGGCGGCTTGTTGTTCTAGCTGGCCCCTCGGCGGTGGGGAAGTCCACCGTAGTCAGTCGGCTCCGTGAAGAAGTTCCCAACCTTTACTTTTCCGTCTCTATGACAACGCGTTCCCCGCGTCCTGGAGAAGTAAATGGTCGGGATTACTTTTTTGTCACACCTGATGAGTTTCAGCAGCACATCGACAACGGTGAAATGCTTGAATGGGCGGATATCCATGGAGGGCTGCAGCGCTCCGGAACCCCCCGGCAGCCTGTTGCTGAAGCAGTTAGCGCCGGTCGACCCGTCCTTGTAGAGGTCGATCTGGCCGGTGCGCGGTCGATCCGGAAGTCTACGCCCGAAGCCGTTCACGTTTTCCTCGCTCCTCCTAGCTGGGAGGAACTGGTAGAAAGGCTTAAAGGGCGTGGCACAGAGACCGACGACGTGGTGAAACGGAGGCTGGAAACGGCTCGGACAGAACTCGCTGCGCAGGATGAATTCGATATTGTGGTGGTGAACAAGGACGTTGATGACGCCGTTGCAGCACTGACCGAGATTCTTCTTGGACAAAAATGA
- the mihF gene encoding integration host factor, actinobacterial type — protein MALPKLTDEQRKAALAKAAEARKARATMKENLKRGKITLKEVLDKAGSDEIVGKTKVSALLEAMPKVGKVKAREIMEELEIAQTRRLRGLGDRQRRALLDRFGYGEE, from the coding sequence ATGGCCCTTCCCAAGTTGACGGATGAACAGCGCAAGGCAGCCCTCGCGAAGGCAGCTGAGGCCCGCAAGGCACGTGCAACGATGAAGGAAAACCTCAAGCGCGGCAAGATCACCCTCAAGGAAGTTTTGGACAAGGCGGGTAGCGATGAGATCGTCGGTAAGACCAAGGTCTCCGCTCTCCTCGAGGCAATGCCGAAGGTAGGCAAGGTCAAGGCTCGCGAGATCATGGAAGAGCTGGAGATTGCTCAGACCCGCCGTCTGCGCGGACTCGGTGACCGTCAGCGTCGCGCCCTCCTCGATCGTTTCGGTTACGGCGAGGAGTAA
- the pyrF gene encoding orotidine-5'-phosphate decarboxylase → MRKDNSMVSFGARLREAANKTNRLCVGIDPHPYLLEEWGVDIDTFSARCVEAFAGRVAMVKPQVAFYEAYGSRGYAILEKTIAGLRESGTLVLADAKRGDIGSTMSAYARAWLSEGSPLEVDAVTVSPYLGVGSLSPSFDLAADNGKGVFVLAATSNPEGNTVQGCMTRDSVTLAEDVISRVSALNSKHFAGDELGSFGVVYGATVTMNVNLSTFNGPVLMPGVGAQGATSDDVHSLMRGNVGNAFPNISRAILSHGPNVADLQKACDEAGREFA, encoded by the coding sequence ATGCGAAAGGATAATTCCATGGTGAGCTTCGGTGCGCGACTACGCGAGGCAGCAAACAAAACAAACCGGTTGTGTGTTGGGATCGATCCGCATCCTTACCTTCTTGAGGAATGGGGAGTGGACATCGATACGTTTTCTGCTCGCTGTGTGGAGGCGTTTGCAGGCCGGGTCGCTATGGTGAAACCACAGGTGGCATTCTATGAGGCCTACGGTTCGCGCGGATATGCGATTCTCGAGAAGACGATCGCTGGCTTGCGTGAGTCGGGAACGCTCGTGCTCGCTGATGCGAAGCGGGGGGATATCGGTTCAACGATGTCTGCGTACGCACGTGCATGGCTGTCGGAGGGGTCACCTCTTGAAGTTGATGCCGTCACGGTGAGTCCTTACTTGGGTGTGGGATCCCTCAGCCCTTCTTTCGACCTAGCAGCGGACAATGGCAAGGGTGTCTTCGTCCTTGCTGCAACGAGCAATCCCGAAGGAAACACCGTTCAGGGATGTATGACCCGGGATAGTGTCACGTTGGCGGAGGATGTCATTTCTCGTGTCAGCGCGTTAAACAGTAAGCACTTCGCAGGGGATGAACTGGGAAGCTTCGGTGTGGTGTACGGCGCAACGGTAACCATGAACGTGAATCTCAGCACATTCAACGGGCCTGTCCTCATGCCTGGAGTGGGGGCACAGGGGGCAACTTCAGACGACGTACATTCTCTCATGCGTGGAAATGTGGGCAATGCGTTTCCGAACATTTCGCGAGCTATTCTCTCGCACGGGCCGAACGTTGCTGACCTGCAAAAAGCTTGTGACGAGGCTGGTAGAGAATTTGCTTAG